ACGGTGTTCATGCAGGCGCGCCACCATGCCCATGATCCGTTGCCGTTTTGCGACGCTGTCATCGCCATGTATCACGACCAGGGCTTGATCCCTGTCAAGTATCTTGGCGTCGAGCATGGCGTCAACGTGACGCTCGGCTTGCCGCTGATTCGCACAAGCCCGGATCACGGCACTGCCTTCGACCTGGCCGGCAAGGCCTGCGCCGACAGTACCAGCCTGCGCGAAGCGGTGCGCATGGCGGTGGATCTGACGCAAGCGGCCTGAGGCACAGGCGGTTGCCACGGCAAGGGCTGTCTGCTGCGGACAAGACAAAACCCCTTGTCCGCCAGCGGCAGCACAAGGGGTTCGGGGGCGGCATATCCATGCCGCCAGGGTCATGGGCCGCTTACTTCTTCAGGCTGTCGCGGATTTCACGCAGCAGCACGACTTCTTCTGCGGGAGCCTCCTTGGAAGCAGGCGTCTCGCGCTTGAGGCGGTTGATCTGCTTGACCATCAGGAAGATCACGAAGGCCAGGATCAGGAAGTTGATCAGGATGGTGATGAAGTTGCCGTAGGCAAACACCGGCACGCCCGCTTTCTGCAGGGCTTCCAGGTTATTGGGGACGCCTGCCGGAATCGTGCCCAGAACCGCGTACATGTTGGAGAAGTCGATCTTGCCCACGACCGAGGAGATGACCGGCATGATCACGTCCTTGACCAGCGAATCGACGATTTTGC
The DNA window shown above is from Brachymonas denitrificans and carries:
- the mscL gene encoding large conductance mechanosensitive channel protein MscL, which gives rise to MGMLQEFKEFAVKGNAIDLAVGVIIGAAFGKIVDSLVKDVIMPVISSVVGKIDFSNMYAVLGTIPAGVPNNLEALQKAGVPVFAYGNFITILINFLILAFVIFLMVKQINRLKRETPASKEAPAEEVVLLREIRDSLKK